Within Methanobrevibacter sp., the genomic segment ACTGCTGCTTTAATTTTCAGTTCCGGTAAGCTTGTATGTACTGGTGCTAAATCTATCGACGATTCAAAGTTAGCTATTAAGAAAACTGTCGATCTTATGAGAACTATTGATACTGAAATTCCTCATGAGTTTGATATTAAAATTCAAAACATTGTTGCTTCCGCAAATTTACAATCTACATTGAATTTGGAAGCAGTCGCTTTGGAATTGGAAAACACCGAATACGAACCGGAACAATTCCCTGGTTTAGTATACCGTTTATCTGATCCTAAAGTTGTATTATTATTATTCGGTTCCGGAAAAGTTGTTTGTACTGGAGCTAAAACCAAAAAAGACGCTAGGTTAGGTG encodes:
- a CDS encoding TATA-box-binding protein, translated to MTDVDIKIENIVASASIGKDIVLTDVAEALEGVDFNREQFPGLVFKLQEPKTAALIFSSGKLVCTGAKSIDDSKLAIKKTVDLMRTIDTEIPHEFDIKIQNIVASANLQSTLNLEAVALELENTEYEPEQFPGLVYRLSDPKVVLLLFGSGKVVCTGAKTKKDARLG